Proteins from one bacterium genomic window:
- a CDS encoding Do family serine endopeptidase: protein MKNRAQRGVLTAILIFGAVIFGMVLAGGLNLTSRSVGSPTPVAGPDSSDEPVLAVTNGFPDFAELAERVSPSVASIEAHSFESSSRQRRRVDPFEFFFGPPRRRDQEPEGDEREFRQDSGGSGFVISADGLVITNNHVVDGADELKVHLGDRTFKAVVKGRDPETDLALLQVETDEKLDYLPLGDSEQLRVGEWVMAVGSPLGLADTVTVGVVSAKGRRINISRETGSFENFIQTDAAINFGNSGGPLINLRGQVVGINTAINYGSENIGFAVPVNTLQQVLPALREGGRVRRGYLGVGVNDLDRDAAEAFGLSSTNGAMVTQVMPGQPADKAGINHGDIVLAADGRPIKNTRELIDYVSSTAPGTGVKLDILRNGKRLTKTVELTERPSEGQEAAEESGEGESGIGWLGIRYQDLTPGLRESHGLPEGLGGVWITSVSPRSPLYDEGVTQTQNVITVITEVNGEKVDSVSAFEGKVREAGLGSRLRIYLRRFVNGQEQQPLFAFPRVPEE, encoded by the coding sequence ATGAAAAACCGCGCACAACGTGGAGTCTTGACCGCGATCTTGATCTTCGGAGCGGTCATCTTCGGGATGGTCCTGGCAGGTGGCCTCAACCTGACCTCGCGGAGCGTCGGATCGCCGACACCGGTGGCCGGGCCGGACTCGAGCGACGAACCGGTTCTGGCCGTGACCAACGGGTTTCCCGACTTCGCCGAGCTGGCCGAGCGGGTTTCCCCATCGGTGGCTTCGATCGAGGCCCATTCGTTCGAGAGTAGTTCGAGGCAGCGCAGACGGGTAGATCCTTTCGAGTTCTTCTTCGGTCCACCGCGGCGCCGAGATCAGGAGCCGGAAGGCGACGAGCGCGAGTTTCGCCAGGATTCCGGAGGTTCCGGCTTCGTGATTAGCGCAGATGGGCTGGTGATCACGAACAACCATGTAGTCGACGGTGCCGACGAGCTCAAGGTCCACCTTGGCGATCGCACTTTCAAGGCCGTGGTCAAGGGGCGCGATCCCGAGACCGACTTGGCGCTTCTGCAAGTGGAGACCGATGAGAAGCTCGACTATCTGCCGCTGGGAGACAGCGAGCAGCTACGAGTCGGAGAGTGGGTCATGGCTGTCGGCTCGCCGCTGGGGCTCGCCGACACGGTGACCGTAGGTGTGGTCAGTGCCAAGGGGCGCCGCATCAACATCAGTCGAGAGACGGGCTCGTTCGAGAACTTCATCCAGACTGACGCCGCCATCAACTTCGGCAACTCCGGAGGCCCCTTGATCAACCTCCGCGGCCAGGTCGTCGGCATCAACACGGCGATCAACTACGGTTCGGAGAACATCGGTTTCGCGGTACCTGTAAACACCTTGCAGCAGGTTTTGCCGGCGCTGCGCGAAGGGGGGCGCGTACGGCGCGGCTATCTAGGGGTCGGCGTGAACGACCTGGATCGGGATGCCGCCGAGGCCTTCGGCCTTTCGTCCACGAACGGGGCCATGGTGACCCAGGTCATGCCCGGCCAGCCCGCCGACAAAGCCGGGATCAATCACGGCGACATCGTTCTGGCCGCCGACGGCAGGCCGATCAAGAACACGCGCGAGCTGATCGACTACGTGTCCTCAACGGCGCCCGGCACGGGAGTGAAGCTCGACATTCTGCGCAACGGCAAGCGGCTGACCAAGACGGTCGAGCTGACGGAGAGGCCCTCTGAAGGGCAGGAGGCCGCCGAAGAAAGCGGCGAGGGCGAGAGCGGGATCGGTTGGTTGGGAATTCGGTACCAGGACCTGACGCCGGGTCTGCGGGAATCTCACGGTCTTCCCGAGGGCCTGGGAGGCGTCTGGATCACCTCGGTCTCGCCACGAAGTCCGCTCTACGACGAGGGCGTAACGCAGACGCAGAACGTGATCACGGTGATCACCGAAGTAAACGGCGAGAAGGTGGACTCCGTGTCCGCCTTCGAAGGCAAGGTCAGAGAGGCCGGTCTCGGCTCTCGCCTGCGGATCTACCTGCGTCGCTTCGTCAACGGCCAGGAACAGCAGCCGCTGTTCGCGTTCCCCCGAGTTCCGGAGGAGTAG
- a CDS encoding acyl-CoA dehydrogenase, which produces MAEEQELLRAEVRRFAEERIRPGVADRYLKREFPHEITAEMGTMGLLGMMVPEEFGGAGFSPLSYVMAVEELAVVCPSIAGTMSVTNSVCCWPISHFGAEPLKKRVLPPLASGQVIGGFGLTEAGTGSDAGSLQTRARRDGDFWVLNGEKAWITNAGVAGVYVVMAKTEPGAGKRGISAFVVPADAPGLEIGEPESKMGLHASRTAPLIFEDCRIAADSLLGELGQGFKIALATLDHSRLGIAAQSVGIHRRALELAIDYARERIQFGVPIAKHQAIQFKIAEMATALAASTALTYGAALAEGKKDGGRLASEAKLFASEAANRACYESLQIHGGNGFADEYEISRLYRDVRVTTIYEGSSEMQRLVISRKLLS; this is translated from the coding sequence TTGGCCGAGGAACAGGAGCTCCTGCGGGCGGAGGTACGGCGCTTCGCCGAGGAACGAATCCGACCCGGAGTCGCTGATCGGTACCTGAAGAGGGAGTTCCCCCACGAGATCACCGCCGAGATGGGCACGATGGGACTGCTCGGCATGATGGTGCCCGAGGAATTTGGCGGCGCGGGATTCTCACCGTTGAGTTACGTGATGGCGGTAGAGGAGTTGGCGGTCGTCTGTCCGTCGATCGCCGGCACGATGAGCGTCACCAATTCTGTGTGCTGCTGGCCGATCTCTCACTTCGGCGCCGAGCCCCTCAAGAAAAGGGTGCTTCCGCCGCTGGCTTCGGGCCAAGTCATCGGAGGCTTCGGCCTGACCGAGGCCGGCACCGGGTCCGACGCCGGCTCACTCCAGACACGGGCAAGGCGTGACGGCGACTTCTGGGTCCTCAACGGTGAAAAGGCCTGGATCACGAACGCCGGTGTTGCGGGTGTCTACGTCGTGATGGCCAAGACCGAGCCGGGCGCTGGAAAGAGAGGCATCAGCGCGTTTGTGGTGCCCGCCGATGCGCCGGGGCTCGAGATCGGCGAGCCCGAAAGCAAGATGGGCCTTCATGCCTCGAGAACGGCACCTCTGATCTTCGAGGATTGTCGGATCGCGGCCGATTCTCTGCTGGGCGAGCTCGGACAGGGATTCAAGATCGCACTAGCCACCCTGGACCATTCTCGCCTCGGCATTGCCGCGCAGAGCGTCGGCATCCATCGCCGGGCACTCGAGCTGGCCATCGACTACGCTCGAGAGCGCATTCAGTTCGGAGTACCGATCGCCAAGCACCAAGCGATCCAGTTCAAGATCGCCGAGATGGCCACCGCGTTGGCCGCTTCCACGGCTCTTACCTATGGCGCCGCCCTGGCCGAAGGCAAGAAGGACGGCGGCCGCTTGGCCTCGGAGGCCAAGCTCTTCGCCTCCGAGGCGGCGAACCGAGCGTGCTACGAGAGTCTCCAGATCCACGGTGGTAACGGCTTCGCGGACGAATATGAGATCTCGCGCCTCTACCGAGACGTTCGTGTAACCACGATCTACGAAGGCTCCAGCGAGATGCAGCGGCTGGTGATCTCGCGCAAGCTTCTCAGCTAG
- a CDS encoding cobalamin B12-binding domain-containing protein codes for MSESRPRILIAKPGLDGHDRGAKVIARALRDAGFEVIYSGLRQTPEQIVAAAIQEDVNAVGLSILSGAHNVLLPEITGLLAEKEASEILVFAGGIIPEKDIEPLKSSGIDEIFLPGTVTGDVVAYLSDRLSTAVGAAGSED; via the coding sequence ATGAGTGAATCTCGACCACGTATCCTGATCGCAAAGCCCGGCCTGGATGGCCATGACCGGGGGGCGAAGGTCATCGCCCGAGCGCTGCGCGACGCCGGCTTCGAGGTGATCTATTCGGGACTGCGACAGACCCCGGAGCAGATCGTGGCGGCGGCGATTCAGGAGGACGTCAACGCCGTCGGCCTTTCCATCCTCTCCGGCGCCCACAATGTTTTGCTGCCCGAGATCACCGGACTTCTCGCGGAGAAAGAGGCTTCGGAAATCCTCGTCTTCGCCGGCGGCATCATTCCGGAGAAAGACATAGAGCCTCTCAAGAGCTCCGGCATCGACGAGATCTTCCTTCCCGGGACCGTCACCGGCGATGTCGTTGCCTACTTGAGTGACCGCTTGTCGACGGCCGTGGGGGCCGCCGGGAGCGAAGACTGA
- a CDS encoding response regulator transcription factor: MSKRILLADDSVTIRKVVELTFMDESFDLISVGSGSEALDRLNSDIDLVIADVHMPGADGYEVCEEVKKRSSATPVLLLVGTFESYDESRAAEAGADEHLKKPFDSQDLLGRVHSLLAKAEGEGEGEEPEPIAAEAEESHDRESWQAVSATAAEVEIEDAAVAEPESFDSVDDEEMLGAAGATDGGAAGVQMSDELVDRIARRVVELLSEEAIREVAWEVIPDLAEVVIKERLNQLESQVE; this comes from the coding sequence ATGAGCAAGAGAATTCTGCTGGCGGATGACAGCGTCACGATTCGGAAAGTGGTCGAGCTCACTTTCATGGACGAGAGCTTCGACCTCATTTCGGTCGGCAGCGGCTCGGAAGCCCTGGATCGTCTTAACTCGGATATCGATCTCGTGATCGCGGACGTGCACATGCCGGGAGCGGATGGGTACGAAGTCTGCGAAGAGGTCAAGAAGAGATCTTCGGCGACTCCTGTGCTGCTTCTGGTGGGAACCTTCGAGAGCTACGATGAGAGCAGGGCCGCGGAGGCCGGAGCGGATGAGCACCTCAAGAAGCCCTTCGATTCTCAGGATCTTCTGGGCCGAGTTCACAGCCTCCTGGCCAAGGCTGAGGGCGAGGGCGAGGGCGAGGAGCCTGAGCCGATCGCCGCGGAGGCTGAGGAATCCCACGACCGCGAATCCTGGCAAGCTGTTTCGGCCACCGCGGCCGAAGTCGAAATCGAGGACGCGGCGGTGGCGGAGCCGGAGAGCTTCGATTCTGTCGACGACGAGGAGATGCTAGGGGCCGCCGGCGCCACCGACGGCGGTGCGGCGGGCGTACAGATGTCCGACGAGTTGGTCGATCGGATTGCTCGCCGGGTCGTCGAGTTGCTCTCGGAGGAAGCCATTCGCGAGGTGGCTTGGGAGGTGATCCCCGATCTGGCGGAGGTCGTGATCAAGGAGAGGTTGAACCAGCTCGAAAGCCAGGTCGAGTGA
- a CDS encoding acyl-CoA dehydrogenase yields the protein MKIKLSEEQELLRETVRQFAAEVVGPRAKEVDESGEFPSDFVGRAADLGLTGVAIPERYGGSGMDSVSYCLVIEEISRYCATSGVILSVNNSLVCDPLLEFGSEEQKQRYLTPLASGEKLGCFALTEPGAGSDAVSLRTTARRDGDDYLLNGNKVFITNGTDADLALVFATVDRELKHRGITAFIVPTDTPGFSRGGKEYKLGVNGSGTTELAFEDMRVPAALRIGEEGEGFKIAMRTLDGGRIGIAAQAIGIARGAFEEALAYAQEREQFGRPLAKFQAIQFYLADMSTGLDAARFLTWKAAWTKDNRPRCTLEAAQAKLFASEVAQRITDTALQIHGGYGYTREYNVERYFRDARITEIYEGTSEIQKMVIADAVLAD from the coding sequence ATGAAGATCAAGCTGAGCGAAGAGCAAGAACTGCTGAGAGAGACTGTGCGGCAGTTTGCGGCCGAGGTGGTCGGACCTCGTGCAAAAGAGGTGGACGAATCGGGCGAGTTTCCCTCGGACTTCGTTGGTAGGGCGGCAGACCTCGGGTTGACCGGGGTGGCAATCCCCGAACGGTACGGTGGCTCCGGGATGGACAGCGTGTCGTACTGCTTGGTGATCGAGGAGATCAGCCGCTACTGCGCGACAAGTGGCGTTATCCTCTCGGTGAACAACTCCCTGGTCTGCGATCCCTTGCTCGAGTTCGGTTCCGAAGAGCAAAAGCAGAGGTATCTGACACCGCTCGCCTCGGGAGAGAAGCTGGGGTGTTTTGCGCTCACCGAGCCCGGAGCCGGCAGTGATGCGGTCAGCCTGCGCACCACGGCCCGACGGGACGGCGATGACTACCTCCTCAACGGCAACAAGGTCTTCATCACCAACGGCACCGACGCCGACCTGGCGCTGGTCTTCGCGACGGTGGATCGGGAGCTCAAGCACCGCGGCATCACGGCCTTCATCGTGCCCACCGACACGCCGGGCTTCAGCCGGGGCGGCAAGGAGTACAAGCTGGGCGTCAACGGCTCGGGGACCACCGAGCTGGCTTTCGAGGACATGAGAGTTCCGGCCGCTCTGCGAATCGGCGAGGAAGGCGAAGGCTTCAAGATCGCGATGCGCACCCTCGACGGCGGGCGCATCGGAATTGCTGCGCAGGCCATCGGGATCGCGCGGGGAGCGTTCGAAGAGGCCCTCGCCTACGCCCAGGAGCGAGAACAGTTCGGCCGGCCGCTGGCGAAGTTCCAGGCAATTCAGTTCTATCTTGCGGATATGTCCACCGGTCTGGATGCGGCCCGCTTTCTGACCTGGAAGGCCGCTTGGACCAAGGACAATCGTCCCCGGTGCACTCTCGAGGCGGCTCAGGCCAAGCTTTTCGCTTCCGAGGTCGCGCAGAGAATCACGGACACGGCGCTCCAGATTCATGGCGGCTACGGGTATACCCGCGAGTACAACGTCGAGCGCTACTTCCGAGACGCCAGGATCACAGAGATCTACGAGGGCACGAGCGAGATCCAGAAGATGGTCATCGCCGATGCCGTTCTTGCGGACTGA
- a CDS encoding orotate phosphoribosyltransferase yields the protein MANDGADLLSELRSSGALHQGHFRLSSGLHSNLYVQCAKLLEDPARSKRVGSALAAELAAYEPDSVLSPALGGLIIGYETAASLRVPFRFCERKGGAMCLRRGFRLGPGERVAVVEDVVTTGGSALEAGRLAQAAGANVVAYGAIIDRSAGSAGFREPFVSLLELEVLAFVASECELCVAGQPLTAPGSRA from the coding sequence ATGGCGAATGACGGCGCCGACCTGCTGTCCGAGCTGAGATCGAGCGGGGCGCTGCATCAGGGCCATTTCCGGCTCTCGTCGGGGCTGCACTCGAACCTCTATGTTCAGTGCGCGAAGCTGCTCGAGGATCCGGCCCGCTCCAAGAGAGTCGGCTCCGCACTTGCCGCCGAGCTTGCCGCCTACGAGCCTGATTCCGTGCTCTCGCCGGCCCTCGGGGGCCTGATCATAGGCTACGAGACCGCGGCCTCGCTGCGGGTGCCGTTCCGATTCTGCGAGCGAAAGGGCGGTGCGATGTGCCTGCGACGCGGCTTCCGGCTCGGCCCGGGTGAGCGCGTGGCGGTGGTCGAGGACGTGGTGACGACCGGTGGCTCCGCGCTCGAGGCTGGGCGCCTAGCACAGGCCGCTGGGGCAAACGTAGTGGCCTATGGCGCCATCATCGATCGGTCGGCGGGCTCGGCCGGTTTCCGCGAGCCCTTTGTCTCTCTTCTGGAGCTCGAAGTCCTGGCTTTCGTAGCTTCGGAGTGCGAGCTTTGTGTTGCCGGGCAGCCCCTAACCGCACCCGGTAGTCGGGCCTAG
- a CDS encoding biotin--[acetyl-CoA-carboxylase] ligase, producing MEERSPEAAQPRALGPTFSTFCRRLAGLSADDARSWIASALVDSTSSQARRFLERCRSGDLSVLPCCFLAWEQCAGRGRGDREWRSAAGLGLYMTLVCPDLAHDSIQQLPLISAVEVARAVSGLLSAKVGVKWPNDVLAGGRKLAGILVEASSRGSDTTALVGIGINVHHTEETLPLPTATSLALEGAADPDVAGLAVHVARGLSGTLESKPSMAEVVEQYRTWSEHAPGDRLRCRMGEDAVEGVFAGFAEDGSLRLEVQGRILTLRSSEIVET from the coding sequence GTGGAAGAACGCTCACCCGAGGCGGCGCAGCCTCGAGCGTTAGGGCCGACATTTTCCACCTTCTGCCGCCGGCTGGCCGGCCTGAGCGCAGACGACGCGCGAAGCTGGATTGCCAGCGCACTGGTCGACTCAACGAGCTCCCAGGCTCGCCGCTTCCTGGAGAGGTGTCGAAGCGGAGACCTCTCGGTGCTGCCTTGCTGTTTTCTCGCGTGGGAGCAGTGTGCGGGTCGGGGGAGAGGAGACCGCGAATGGCGGAGCGCCGCAGGTCTCGGTCTCTACATGACCCTCGTCTGTCCCGACCTTGCGCACGACTCGATTCAGCAGCTGCCTCTGATCAGCGCCGTTGAAGTAGCTCGAGCGGTGAGCGGTCTGTTGAGCGCGAAGGTAGGTGTCAAGTGGCCCAACGACGTTCTGGCGGGAGGCCGAAAGCTAGCGGGCATACTGGTCGAAGCTTCGAGCCGCGGCTCCGACACGACTGCCCTGGTGGGAATCGGTATCAACGTTCATCACACCGAAGAGACCCTGCCCCTGCCGACGGCGACGTCGCTGGCCTTGGAAGGTGCCGCCGACCCGGATGTGGCCGGGTTGGCCGTGCACGTCGCCCGGGGTCTGAGCGGTACTCTGGAGTCGAAGCCATCGATGGCCGAGGTGGTCGAGCAGTACCGGACCTGGAGCGAGCATGCGCCGGGTGACCGCCTGCGATGCCGCATGGGAGAAGATGCGGTCGAGGGCGTATTCGCGGGCTTCGCCGAGGACGGCTCTCTCAGATTAGAGGTGCAAGGCCGGATCCTGACACTACGCTCCAGCGAGATCGTCGAAACGTGA
- a CDS encoding methylmalonyl-CoA mutase family protein — MAEARIRWERSQAEMADKRPHWKSDFTTVSSMEVAHLVTADQIGDIDPISDIGVPGEFPYTRGIHPTGYRGKLWTMRQFAGFGSAEDTNARFKYLLDHGQTGLSVAFHLPTLYGYDSDHTLARGEVGKCGVAIDTLADMETLFDGIPLDRVSTSMTINSTAPILFAMYLAVAEKQGVDIAKNVSGTLQNDILKEYIAQKEYIYPPRESMRLITDQFAFAGEHVPRWNTISISGYHIREAGSTALQELAFTLRDGMEYVEYGIRAGLDVDDFAPRLSFFFNSHNDFFEEVAKYRAARRIWATVMRDRYGARDPRSWMLRFHTQTAGCSLTAQQPYNNVVRTTIQALAAVMGGTQSLHTNALDETLALPTEENARIALRTQQIIAHESGVINTIDPLGGSYFVEDLTRRMVDGAFDYIRRIDEFGGMVEAIESGFPQREIMDAAYQHQRAFEDREKLIVGVNAHTLEDEEPIETLYISDDLADQQVAGMNAVKSSRDRGAVERTLGALKLGAAGEANTMPLILDCVKAYCTVGEVSDALREVFDTYEEPAVF, encoded by the coding sequence ATGGCCGAGGCCCGAATCCGTTGGGAGCGATCCCAGGCCGAGATGGCGGACAAGCGCCCCCATTGGAAGAGTGACTTCACCACCGTGTCGAGCATGGAGGTGGCGCACCTAGTCACGGCGGACCAGATTGGGGACATCGATCCAATCTCGGACATCGGCGTGCCCGGCGAGTTCCCCTACACCCGGGGCATCCACCCGACAGGATACCGCGGCAAGCTGTGGACGATGAGGCAGTTCGCCGGCTTCGGCTCCGCCGAGGACACCAATGCTCGCTTCAAGTACCTGCTGGATCACGGCCAGACCGGACTCTCGGTGGCCTTTCATCTGCCGACGCTCTACGGCTACGACTCCGACCACACCCTGGCTCGGGGCGAGGTCGGGAAATGCGGTGTGGCGATAGATACCCTGGCCGACATGGAGACTCTCTTCGACGGGATTCCGCTGGATCGGGTTTCGACCTCGATGACGATCAACTCGACGGCGCCGATCCTGTTCGCGATGTACCTGGCAGTGGCGGAGAAGCAGGGCGTGGATATCGCCAAGAACGTCAGCGGAACGCTTCAGAACGACATCCTCAAGGAGTACATCGCGCAGAAGGAGTACATTTATCCTCCGCGTGAGTCGATGCGTCTGATCACGGACCAGTTCGCTTTCGCCGGCGAGCACGTTCCGCGTTGGAACACGATCTCGATCTCGGGATACCACATCCGCGAGGCCGGATCGACGGCGCTGCAGGAGCTGGCTTTCACTCTTCGCGACGGCATGGAGTACGTCGAGTACGGCATTCGCGCCGGTCTGGACGTGGACGACTTCGCTCCACGCCTGTCGTTCTTTTTCAACAGCCACAACGACTTCTTCGAGGAGGTGGCGAAGTACCGGGCGGCTCGGCGCATTTGGGCGACGGTCATGCGGGACCGGTACGGCGCGCGCGACCCCCGCTCGTGGATGCTTCGATTTCACACTCAGACCGCAGGCTGCTCTCTGACCGCTCAACAGCCCTACAACAACGTCGTCCGAACTACGATCCAGGCTCTCGCGGCGGTCATGGGAGGCACGCAATCACTGCACACCAACGCGCTCGACGAAACGCTGGCACTGCCGACGGAAGAAAACGCCAGAATCGCTCTTCGGACGCAGCAGATCATCGCGCACGAGTCGGGAGTCATCAATACGATCGATCCTCTCGGCGGGTCCTACTTCGTCGAGGATCTGACCCGACGGATGGTCGACGGCGCCTTCGACTACATTCGGCGCATCGACGAGTTCGGCGGTATGGTCGAGGCGATCGAGTCCGGTTTTCCGCAGCGCGAGATTATGGACGCCGCGTATCAGCATCAGCGCGCCTTCGAGGATCGGGAGAAGCTGATCGTTGGCGTGAACGCTCACACCCTCGAGGACGAGGAGCCGATCGAGACCCTCTATATCTCCGATGACCTCGCCGACCAGCAGGTCGCGGGCATGAATGCGGTCAAGAGCTCGCGCGATAGGGGCGCCGTTGAGCGCACCCTGGGTGCTCTGAAGCTTGGGGCGGCCGGAGAGGCCAACACGATGCCTCTGATTCTCGACTGTGTGAAGGCGTACTGCACGGTCGGAGAAGTGAGTGATGCTCTTCGAGAGGTGTTTGACACCTACGAGGAACCCGCTGTCTTCTAG
- a CDS encoding sigma-54-dependent Fis family transcriptional regulator, whose translation MADNEGSFRGRILVVDDEASIRESLRMILEYEGYQVEEAKNGEEAIEAVRRHVPEAILLDIKMPGLDGLSVLRRLQERGYDLPVLIVTGHGDVSTAVEATKAGAFDFFEKPLQRERVLVSLRNAVDVARLQRESEAGRPDRDEMVGSSSVMTELRGTIEKAAPTPATVLITGESGTGKELVARAIHSLSSRRDKILVQVNCAAIPEELIESELFGHEKGSFTGASKKQVGKFVAADGGTIFLDEVGDMSARTQAKVLRVLEDGDVEPVGSQKVSKVDVRVVAATNRDLKEEIGGGRFREDLYYRLNVVPIRTPPLRERLADVDDLIEYFVRRFSQASNYPPKTFSADAIEHLRSLPWQGNVRELKNAVERLLILSAGDPVSKSDVIGLLGGPAPGLSGTLAEADTLREFREVSEKMFLLRKLEENGWNVTKTAKTIDTPRSNLYKKMEQYGIHRDQRGGDGE comes from the coding sequence ATGGCCGACAACGAAGGCAGCTTCCGGGGGCGGATTCTCGTCGTCGACGACGAAGCCTCGATTCGAGAGAGCCTGCGAATGATTCTCGAGTACGAGGGGTATCAGGTTGAAGAAGCCAAGAACGGTGAGGAGGCGATCGAGGCGGTTCGGCGCCACGTTCCCGAGGCAATTCTGCTGGATATCAAGATGCCCGGGCTGGATGGGCTTTCCGTGCTGCGTCGGCTTCAGGAGAGAGGCTACGACCTGCCGGTTCTGATCGTCACCGGGCACGGCGACGTATCGACTGCCGTCGAGGCCACCAAGGCGGGCGCGTTTGACTTCTTCGAGAAGCCGCTTCAGCGCGAGCGCGTCCTCGTCAGCCTGCGCAACGCCGTTGACGTCGCGCGTCTTCAACGAGAGAGCGAGGCGGGCCGGCCGGACCGCGACGAGATGGTGGGGTCGTCTTCGGTAATGACGGAGCTGCGAGGGACCATCGAGAAGGCCGCCCCGACGCCGGCCACGGTCTTGATCACCGGCGAGAGCGGCACCGGTAAGGAGCTCGTGGCGCGCGCGATCCATTCTCTGAGCAGTCGTCGCGACAAGATTCTCGTGCAGGTGAACTGTGCCGCGATTCCGGAGGAGCTGATCGAGTCGGAGCTCTTCGGTCACGAGAAGGGCTCTTTCACCGGAGCGTCGAAGAAGCAGGTCGGCAAGTTCGTCGCGGCGGACGGTGGCACGATCTTCTTGGACGAGGTCGGCGACATGTCCGCCCGCACTCAGGCGAAGGTGCTGCGGGTTCTGGAGGACGGCGATGTCGAGCCGGTCGGGTCCCAGAAGGTCAGCAAGGTCGATGTGAGGGTGGTTGCGGCCACCAATCGGGACCTGAAGGAGGAGATCGGGGGGGGGCGTTTTCGTGAGGATCTCTATTACCGGCTGAACGTCGTTCCGATCCGGACGCCGCCCCTGCGCGAACGGCTCGCCGACGTCGACGATCTGATCGAGTACTTCGTGCGACGCTTTTCGCAGGCCAGCAACTATCCGCCCAAGACCTTCTCGGCCGATGCCATCGAGCATCTCAGATCGCTGCCCTGGCAGGGCAACGTCCGGGAGCTGAAGAACGCTGTCGAGAGGCTTCTGATCCTGAGCGCCGGAGACCCGGTTTCGAAGTCCGATGTGATCGGTCTCCTGGGCGGTCCGGCTCCGGGGCTCTCGGGTACGCTTGCCGAGGCCGATACCTTGCGCGAGTTCAGGGAAGTCTCCGAGAAGATGTTCCTGCTCAGGAAGCTCGAGGAGAACGGCTGGAACGTGACCAAGACGGCCAAGACGATCGACACCCCACGCAGCAACCTGTACAAGAAGATGGAACAGTATGGAATCCATCGGGACCAGAGAGGCGGAGATGGCGAATGA